ttgagataacagtaaaagttgcgacataaacgccctatagcatgggatatctacttacgctattgtttctctatggtattattaatttatttttgttatggCGAAATGAAATTTGGTTTGATTTGAGAAAGCTGTTTTGGATagaagacttctctgattggttcttgtagcatttaatcacagttaaaatttaaccggcttttgttcaACCGAGCCATTCTCTGACGCACCTTATATTTGCAGTTACACTGCAAGCATCaatatatttatctcgggccactcccgtgtttcggatggacacgctAAGCCGTTGGCTCCttctgcctaaaaagcagtcgttaggtcatgtgagaggccctgaaattgatcagttgcgacctaaaaactctgacaccagacctgagccaaaCAGGTCActcgttattattattactacaatcatcaatttataatatagtACAGTAGCTAGTGTGGCGGCCTTTACACAGTGGTTTTGTGTGTTGGTAGGAGCGTGGCGCGACGACACGTGGCCGGACAAGTGGACAGCGGTGACCATTGATGGCCTGCTCTCGGCGCAGTTCGAGCACACGCTCCTTGTCACCGACACCGGAGTCGAAGTGCTCACAAAGCGCAACTCGAACAACGGCCAACCCTACTTCATGGACTAGTGCCTTCTTGCCTTCTTCGCCTCAGTGTCATCACGTTCCCAACAACTATATCAAACATTTTACAATCCtcttcaaattaatcagtcgGACCTTATTTATATTGCTGTtcagttttgttgttttttgacgattgaaataaaaaattggaacttgatctgtgGTTATTGATGGCTTGGAAAGGTAGGCTACAATCCTCATGTCTTTGAAATGTAGTACATGCTAGTACATTTCATTCAATGTTTGGATTAAAGCTAGTCCAAAGCATACAATAGTAACTTTTCTCCTCGATTATCATTAGAGTACTCAATCTTGCAGACTTTTTTCTCTCGATTTTTTAATTCTAACAAGGAACAAAGAAATCACATCGATTTACCGACTCTATTTTCCCCGACCAAGTTAATTtccaaatttaattcaatttaatgacTAGTAGCTTAGTACTGTATCCAGAAGTATTATACTTCCAAGCCTGTGCACTTGTGTGTACCATGAGTTACAGTGcaatataattatgttgaacATATTACTATtaagccggctccagacatgcatCATTCGGCAAACACCGAGCAGCGACTCGCCGAATCGCtagtagtgtggatggatgtttgtcTATTCAGCAAGCAGCGAAAATTCGTGCTCGTTGTTtcagccggctccagacatgcggCATTCGGCAAACACCTAGCATACTCGCCGAATCATaagtagtgtggatggatgtttggTATTCGGCAAGCAGTGAACATTCGTGCTCGTTGTTTTCCCGGTCGGCGTGGGACTTTTGTGCACATCAAAGTGGACGAATGTTCATGTGAAATgtacataccatatgttaatcgGCAAATATCTAGACGAATAGTTCGCCGAACATTTGCTGCTTGCCGAATGACACAAGTCTGGAGCCGGCTTTAATGAGTAtcatcatagccacctctaatacaaggccccggcctacgatattgcaacgtcgcagtgtaggcctagaatctaatacatgattggtgaaaaagatttaaaaaaataccagctgatcctTATCACCAATCATggattagattctaggcctacactgcggcGTTGCAATATCGttggccggggccttgtattagaggtggctatggtatcaTCCTCCAGATTAACTGGCTTTTTAGCTCCCCGACTATATTCTATTTTCGCAGGTAATGAGAGTATTTTAAAAAAGAACTATTTTTAACTagaaaaatagatttccataatagattatttactaTTTCTAGATTATATTCATGGGATTATACAAATTAGTATCTACCTTGACGATTGTACATGACGTCGCTACATTTTCGAtattataatgaaggaaagaactccCGTACGGGAAAGGAAATAcaggaatgacgcatcatcaactgattaacttgaaattttgcatattcaTAATTTAATGAGGATTGTTATATGCatattttcagttcatcaagtttcaagtttgtctaaattcaatatattcttcaaacagacccttgtggagcacgggttacctgctagttattaataaaagaaaaaacaatatgcCTATTTTACTGTTGTAGTGTTTGTGATTTTGTTGTAATCTTTCAAAATTCATGTTGAATCATACATCAACCATAATAGCAGAAACAATTAACTGTTTTCGGAGAGTCCTCATAAGACATATTTTGACTGTAATCTTCTTGGAAGCTGTTCCCATTTTGACTGTAGTTCAAGTAGTCTCCATTTTGACTGTAGTTTGATTGGCCTCCATTTTGACTGTAGTTTACTGCAGCCTCTGCCGCTGCACGTTGCTTCTGTAAAATAGTAACAAGAGCAATATAACccgattttataaaaaaaatcaacctCACCTATCcgaaaatatataaatcaatGTATTTACAATATCTATCTACCTTAAAACAACAAATTACTAGAATAGAATAGGCTAGAAtgagttttctattatttgtttGGCGTGGCGAAGTTGACAAACGCCCTGAAACTAATTTCCAGCATACTTCAGGTGTTTTACTTGATGAAGAACTACCACAAATGTTCTTTCCTTTGATTGTATCAACCTCTCCGTTAGTTGTTGAAGATGAAGGAGACTGCGTTTTgctattttatactttttggtAACTCAATTTTTGTACTAAACGAAGTACAGTATTAGCAGAGAGATCTGGGGCATGCTATAAACTAGTAAAAGGCTTTTCATAAATGCAAGTATAATGTGAAGGATTTTCAGTATTTTAAACGTAATTTGTAGTGGATTctggaaataattatatttcagtcatttttttaatgaaattacTTCGACTTAGGTTGGAGTAATTGATTGGATTTCGTGATCATTGTCAATATCCTATCTGTTACTGTTCAAGACAAATCAGTTTATAGGCCTACCTATATTTATCCATTACCCTTTTCGGCATGCTACATTATAAACTAGTAAAAGGTTTTTCATAAATGCAAGTATAATGAGAaggtattttttaatattttaaacgGTAAAAGGTTTTTCATAAATGCAAGTAAAATGTGAAgggatttcaatattttaaacgGTAAAAGGTTTTTCATAAATGCAAGTAAAATGTGCAggtatttcaatatttaaaggctgaaaataaactttctactcgtgatatttttcaatttttttcgatttgtatatcatcaagctatcaaaatgaaaaagttttctcaggaaatttttgttttactggaTCAACAATATtcctgatcattactttttgagatatgagcgcctaaagtttcaatttttgggacagaacatttcagattcggtaagagatgatccatgagatttaggagatttagaggataaattatgagatttagaggatattCTTATTAgtaaaacaacattttttaaaaagttattcaatttaccagaaataactcaactaaaagttatttttggttatttttagtaactatcttaaaaattgatattttcagaaaatttttgtttcactagatcaacaataccatgaagaatctatcctctaaatctcatggatctatctcttaccgaatttgaaatgttctgtcccaaaaattaaaactttgggcgctcatatctcaaaaagtaatgatcggaaaaaaatgttttcctgagaaaactttttcattttgatagcttgatttgataacaaatcgaaaaactttgaaaaatatcatgagtagaaagtttatttttaggtTTTGTACAGCCTTAAACGTAATTTGTAGTGGtttcttgaaataattatatttcagtCATTTTTGATCAAATTACTCCAACTTaggattataaaaaaatgactTGTGAATAATACCTTCTGTTGTTGCATCTCACACAAACGAGAGAGTGCAGGCTTGCAGCATGGTCCAGGGTTCACAGCCACACACTCCTCCCTTCCTAGGCAGTCGAGAACAGGACATTGGTCCTGCAGTCCATTGGCTCGCAGACAGATACAGTCCTTGTAAACACTCTCTTCTCCTTTCTGCTCTTCTTGTCTAGGACGGAACTGTTCTTGCGCTGGACGCTGCAAACAATTTTATAAGATCTTCATTCATCACACgtgtttgaatgaaaatgaacaaaCTGTGTCATACCAATAATAATCAGAGCACAAGAGAACTTGAAAACAATGATCATAGAAGATTTATTAGATATTGCAGTTAAccaactgctggaatattattactgtataataatcatTTCTAATACCCAATAagagctatataaatagaactaaggacttcttccatatactgcaaatattgactaaCTGTTAACTAActattattaacaaatattggcaaatattgaaaaactgaatagcagaaggaaattttaAGAATGAAACTGTTCAAAAACTGTACCCACCCCGAGAATTGGAACGGTCTGGGCACAGTTTTTAGacagtttcattcttcaaatttccttctgATATTCAGTTCTTCGTTCAATATTTcagcagtagcagaagtccttagttctatttatatagctttaattgtatatttgaaataatcattatgCATtagttttttagaaataattttattattagaaatcCCCATAGAATGATAGTTCTATTTCATGATGTGGTGAAGTAATTTATCTATTTACCTAACATCAGAATGATTGGGGAGAAATTCAGGCGAactattaaatgaataatttgatgaaTATCAACATTGTTATAAATAGAACTAATGACTTCTTCCAtatactgcaaatattgactaactgttaaataactattattaacaaatattggcaaatattgaaaaactgaatagcagaaggaaattttaAGAATGAAACTGT
The sequence above is drawn from the Nilaparvata lugens isolate BPH chromosome 2, ASM1435652v1, whole genome shotgun sequence genome and encodes:
- the LOC111054331 gene encoding uncharacterized protein LOC111054331, whose amino-acid sequence is MSDSICNEHAPTPHNEEICHATGQQRKNIIDKLIKLLDEADERPCIFKYKEVEHSPPKSYDPFERQNVLNRRKAIDRGNPIMMKKCPENGGYQTQRPAQEQFRPRQEEQKGEESVYKDCICLRANGLQDQCPVLDCLGREECVAVNPGPCCKPALSRLCEMQQQKKQRAAAEAAVNYSQNGGQSNYSQNGDYLNYSQNGNSFQEDYSQNMSYEDSPKTVNCFCYYG